The following are from one region of the Mycolicibacterium diernhoferi genome:
- the ripB gene encoding NlpC/P60 family peptidoglycan endopeptidase RipB gives MNSKRFRNLYRVLAALAVAGAMAIGAASPAAAAPGEWDPTLPPRPSSGAPGDPVAIANASFEVSRIALETTQSLGSKFLQSIGLAPAPAASTGGLPAGARVRGPQAIEYVIRRGGTQLGVPYSWGGGTLTGPGPGVDYDNGKIGYDCSGFTRYAFAGVGVQIPKYSGDQYKAGRAIQPSQAKRGDLIFWGPGGSQHVAIYLGGGKMLEASGSAGKVTVSPLRTAGMSPHLVRIIES, from the coding sequence TTGAACTCCAAACGCTTTCGCAACCTCTACCGCGTACTGGCCGCCCTCGCCGTGGCCGGTGCGATGGCCATCGGCGCCGCTTCGCCGGCGGCCGCGGCGCCGGGGGAGTGGGATCCGACGCTGCCTCCCCGCCCGAGTTCGGGTGCGCCCGGGGACCCGGTGGCCATCGCCAACGCGTCCTTCGAGGTGAGCAGGATCGCGCTGGAGACCACCCAGAGCCTCGGGTCCAAGTTCCTGCAGTCCATCGGTTTGGCGCCGGCCCCGGCCGCCTCCACCGGCGGACTGCCCGCCGGTGCGCGGGTCCGCGGACCGCAGGCCATCGAGTACGTCATCCGGCGTGGCGGGACGCAGCTCGGTGTGCCGTATTCCTGGGGCGGTGGCACGCTGACCGGCCCCGGCCCCGGCGTCGACTATGACAACGGCAAGATCGGCTACGACTGCTCGGGCTTCACCCGGTACGCCTTCGCCGGTGTCGGCGTGCAGATTCCGAAGTACTCCGGCGACCAGTACAAGGCCGGCCGGGCGATCCAGCCGTCCCAGGCCAAGCGTGGCGACCTGATCTTCTGGGGTCCCGGCGGCAGCCAGCACGTCGCCATCTACCTGGGCGGCGGCAAGATGCTTGAGGCCTCCGGCAGCGCGGGCAAGGTGACCGTCAGCCCGTTGCGCACCGCGGGGATGTCGCCGCACCTGGTTCGTATCATCGAGTCCTGA
- the ripA gene encoding NlpC/P60 family peptidoglycan endopeptidase RipA, with protein sequence MRRTPGASATRMYGRICAVPLSMGVLFAATMPNGAVSIAEPVGPEGVAALVAAVAEANQKLQELGAAVQTEQESVNKALVGVQDARDAAATAAQQVEASRRSVADANVAIADAQKRFDTYAVAAYVNGPAASYLSATDPSEALKTAAAGQAMAISSERVMDDLQRARTEQVNRESAARLAKENADKAAADAQASQDAAVTSLTEAQKVFGSQQAELDRLSAERSAAQAKLDAARPVSAPVAKQAATVPGAAPAPGANSANPAADWDRKPGAVPAGAQASQWDLTLPAIPSAFVSGDPIAIINAILGIMQTSAQLTADMGKKFLQKLGILPTPTGYTNNGAIPRVHGYQASEYVIKRAMSQIGVPYSWGGGNAAGKSRGIDSGAGTVGFDCSGLVLYAFAGVGIKLPHYSGSQYDMGRKIPTSQMRRGDVLFWGPGGSQHVAIYLGDNQMIEAPYTGSHVKISPVRTSGMTPHAVRYIEY encoded by the coding sequence CCACTCTCGATGGGCGTGCTGTTCGCCGCCACCATGCCCAACGGTGCGGTGTCGATAGCCGAACCGGTAGGGCCGGAGGGGGTGGCCGCGCTCGTCGCCGCGGTCGCCGAGGCCAACCAGAAACTGCAGGAACTCGGCGCCGCCGTGCAGACCGAGCAGGAGAGCGTCAACAAGGCGCTCGTCGGCGTGCAGGATGCGCGTGATGCAGCCGCGACCGCCGCACAACAGGTCGAGGCCAGCCGCCGCTCGGTGGCCGATGCCAATGTCGCGATCGCCGACGCACAGAAGCGCTTCGACACCTACGCGGTCGCCGCTTACGTCAACGGCCCCGCCGCGTCCTACCTCAGTGCCACCGACCCCAGCGAGGCGCTGAAGACCGCCGCCGCCGGACAGGCGATGGCGATCAGTTCCGAGCGGGTGATGGACGACCTGCAACGAGCGCGCACCGAGCAGGTCAACCGGGAGTCCGCGGCGCGGCTGGCCAAGGAGAACGCCGACAAGGCGGCGGCCGACGCCCAGGCCAGTCAGGACGCCGCGGTGACCAGCCTGACCGAAGCGCAGAAGGTGTTCGGGTCCCAGCAGGCCGAACTGGACCGGCTCAGCGCGGAACGCAGTGCCGCACAGGCGAAGTTGGATGCCGCCCGGCCCGTCTCCGCGCCGGTGGCCAAACAGGCCGCGACGGTACCGGGCGCCGCACCGGCCCCGGGGGCCAATTCGGCCAACCCGGCGGCCGACTGGGACCGCAAGCCGGGCGCCGTACCGGCCGGCGCCCAGGCCAGCCAATGGGACCTGACCCTGCCCGCCATCCCGAGCGCCTTCGTCAGCGGTGACCCGATCGCGATCATCAACGCGATCCTCGGGATCATGCAGACCTCCGCGCAGCTCACTGCGGACATGGGCAAGAAGTTCCTGCAGAAGCTCGGTATCCTGCCGACCCCCACCGGATACACCAACAACGGTGCCATCCCGCGGGTGCACGGCTACCAGGCCTCCGAGTACGTCATCAAACGCGCGATGTCCCAGATCGGCGTGCCCTACTCGTGGGGTGGTGGCAACGCCGCGGGTAAGAGCCGGGGCATCGACTCCGGTGCCGGCACAGTCGGTTTCGACTGCTCAGGGCTGGTGCTCTACGCGTTCGCCGGCGTGGGTATCAAGCTGCCGCACTACTCCGGGTCGCAGTACGACATGGGACGCAAGATCCCCACCTCCCAGATGCGGCGCGGTGACGTCCTGTTCTGGGGCCCCGGTGGTAGTCAGCACGTCGCCATCTACCTCGGTGACAACCAGATGATCGAGGCCCCCTACACCGGCTCGCACGTGAAGATCTCGCCGGTGCGCACCAGCGGCATGACGCCGCACGCTGTCCGCTACATCGAGTACTGA